The Silvibacterium dinghuense DNA window GATGACACCGAGCTGCGGCGGCTGCGTACGATCCTGCACAGACCAATGCACCTCGTAGTCATGCAGCATCGGCATCAGCAGATACAGCAGGCGGGCCAGCAATGCCGCGCCTTCCTCCGACTCTGCAAAACGCTCGTAAACATCCAAAGGCACCGGCCCTATTTCGATCACCACCGTCGACAGCACCTCGATCGCGTCTCCGATGACGAGATTCGTACCGAGCTGCGATGAGCGGCTGCCAAGCAGGGACAGCGCGCTTTCCGGCAGTGGCTGATGTGTCGGCCTGTACGCAGTGCCGCTCACCGGTAACCCCAGCACAGAGCCAAGCACAATGGCGCAGCCATCGGGACGGCAAGAAAGCCCGGGAAGATCGGCGACGAGAGAGGCCAGCGGAAACCAGAGATCGCGAGGCCACTCCTCCGCACGCAGGCCGAAGAGCGACAGCCAGCGCGCACAGGCCATCTGGTCATCGGGCGAAAGGCGGAACATCGGCGCACCTTCACGAAACCAGTGACGGAGCTTCTCAAGCGGATCATCGAGCGGCGACAGAATCTCGCGAGTGCCTGGCGTACGCTCTCCGCCCGAGTCCCACATGCCAACCGGAAGCGCATGCGTAAAACCCAGCCCTGCGATTGCCAGTTCGATGCGCACATCGTTGGTCAGCGGTGTGCCGGGTGAGGGCTGCTGATGAATGACCATGCCATCGGCATGCGCGCTGCGGCCCGCGCGCAGCAGGGTGATGCGCTCAGGCATGATGCCCATGGCGGCCAGCGAGAACAATGCGGAATCGACGGTGTGTGCGAAACCATGCGTGCCGCGCTCGAAGCACGGCATCAACGGCGCGTTCTGTACAACGGCGAGGGCATCAAGAGGAGCCGATGTCAGTTCCATAGAAACTGCACCTCCAGATCGACTCCCTGCACCAGGCGGCCGCGCAGCGTGACTTCTACCTGCGACTTCAATGCGGGCAACTCTACCTCAGGCCGGCTGAAGCCATGCGGGTCCAGTGTAAGACTCAACCTCTCCACGCGGCGCAATCCGCCCTCGCGGCGCTCTACGCCGGAGCTCGCGGCCGCGGCCAGGATGCGCCGATCGATAGCCAGCGCAGCGGTTTCAAGATCGGCACGCGTCACAATGCGTCCGCGCGTCAGCAGAGCATTTGCAAAACGCCGCTCTTCGGTCGGCAAGGTATCGCCATCCGTGCCGCCGGACGCCGCAGTGAGAGGCGCTACATGCAGCCCTGCCAGCGCCGCACTGGCAAAGCCCGTGATGTCGCCAGGTCCCACAGAATTACCCAGATGTCCGTTGGTGAGCCATAGGCGGATATTCGCAGCAGTGTCGCGCATGCCGTTCTCTCGCGCTCCGGGAGTGAGCGTCAGGCGTCCATTCGAGAGCTCATACCATCCGGCTGTGGAGCGTGTGCGTGGCCGTGTTCCACGATCATAGGGCTCGTTCTCGATACTCATCACCGTCAGAGGAGCAACAAGATGCTCGGGGACGCCGCCCGCTTTGCTGATGGGAAACGATGTGCCGTCCTGCGCGAAATGAACCGTCTGATTGCGCACAAAAACATTGGATGCGGTCATCGCATGGAGCACGATACCGCTGATGGCGTGATGAAGCGCAGGCACTCCGGGCGGCATCGGAATCTTGATCCAGAAGCGCGGCTCATGGAAGATCTGCGAGACATCCCGATTCACCAGGCGTGCCATTGCAGGTTCAAGCAGCCGCGGCACTCGGCAGAGCAGATTCTGCTCCGCGCTCATGCTGGGGAAGACAAACTGACGTCCAGCATAAAAGCCATCCGGAATGCTCGGACGTGCAGAGGCTGCGTGATTTTCTGTACGAGCGAGATCGCCATAAAAGCGGAGCTGCATCAGGCCGGCATTGATCCGTTCCGGCCGCATCAGGCCACTGGAAGAAAGCTCTCCGTCGCTGCCGAAGATCCACCACGGCTCATGCGCAAGTGCGTGCTGCACGGCATAAGTTCCCGGGCCTAACTCAAAAAAGAGCCCATGCCGGCTGAGCAACTGCGGCGACAGATTCTCCACCGCGAGATAGAGCGCGGGCTGCGGCCCGAGCTGGATGGGCACGGTGTCGAGCGATGGGCGCGCCGCCTGTACGTCTTCGCTCATCTCCACGCCCGAAAGTATGCGCAGAGACTGATCCTGATAACTCAGTGCGAGCGCAATGCGAGCGCGCGAAACGTCGACAGCGGCATCGAGGCTGAAGATCAGGCGCTCGCCGGAAGAAGCCACGGCATTTAGTTCGGTTCCCGCGCGCAAGGTACGCGGCTCATCGCGATCCTGCACCAATCGCACGACAGCCTGTGCGGGACGCGCGAGATATTGCTCCATGTGCAGGCCCTGCATCAGCTCATGTAGCAGCGAGACACGGAGCTGAGCCGTATCGCTGTAAACTTCATCGATCTGTTGCGCCACCGTACGAAATAGCACAGCCAGGAGAGGATCGGTGGTGTCCGTGCTGACGCCGTAGTCACGGACCCTCCTGCGAAAATCCTCGCGAAGCTTGCGATCAATCTCGAGCACTGTGGGGGTTTGCAGATTCAACAGATCCTCTTCGAGCCGGAGTACCCTTAGGGGTCCAGCGTGAGCATGGTGGTCAGTGTGTCGGCTGCGCCACCTTCGAGCAGCACAGCATAGGTATCTGTCTCGCGCCCCGGACTCAGCTCCCGAGTCACTTCGACGACGCGAAACTCATCGATGCCGAGATCCTGCAACGTTGTATTGATGCGTTCCATCATCAAACGCGGCGTATCGGCACGCTGCCGATGCATCTCGAAAAGATCGCGCAGCCCAAAGGAAGGACAGCCGCGCCATGAGCCCTGCGGCGTGCGGGCCATGACCTGCAGCAGGCCAATGAGTCCTGTTGCGCGGTCCTCGCGACGCAGTAAACCGCTCTCTCCGAGCCTCATCGGGAATGCGATGGATTGCACCAAGCGGACTCCGTATGCGTCAGAAGCACGGCGCCGGTGGTTTTCCGGCGCCGCCTTTTAACGAACGATAGCGGTTAGTTGCTCAGCGAAATATCGCTGAAGTTCTGCTGGTTCATTGCCGGCTCGAGATCCAGCACCAGCACATGATTGATGCCGGAGTGGTCGGTCGAGCTGAGCTGGTCTTCGCTCTGGTAGGGATTGAGCGTATGGAAACCGCTGATCCAACCGTTGAACGTGTATGAAGCCAGCGCATCCTGGTGCGAGTCGTCCTTCCAGAATTCCAGCTTGATGGACTTGACCTTGTCACGCGTCACCACGTTTGCCAGATTGAACAGATTGCTCATCGTGGAGTACGGCATGTTCTGGTCATCGTGAAAGTCCACATACGCGCGGATGGTGGTCGAGAGCGAACCCATCTGCGGCATGCCGGCACGATCCTTTTCGGTTGAGAAGGCTACGGAGACGGAGAGACAATCGAACTGCTGGCCGTCGATGGTGCAGGTGCTGCGATACGGTGCTGCCATAATCTTTTCCTTTCGCTGAGTGTTAGGCTCGGCGGACGCCGTTCGTATCCGCCCGTCAGGGTCGGGATACTTAGTTGCTCATCCTTACGTCCTGGAAGTTCTGCTGATTGAGCGCAGGCTCCAGGTCGAGTACGAGCATATGATTCAGCTTGGGCGCGGCGCCTTCCGCCAACTGATCTTCGGTATTCACCGTGGCTGCCTTGGGCAGAAAATCCAGCGGGTTCGAGGTTTCAAAGCGTCGAATCCATCCATTGAAGCTGTAGGACACCAGCGCATCCTGCTGCGAGTCGTCCTTCCAGAATTCGATTTTGATCGACTTGATCTTGTCGCGTGTCACCACGTTCGCCAGATTGAACAGGTGCTGCACGGTGGCAAACGGCAGATTGACATCGTCATGCAGGTCGGCCCAGACACGAATCTTCGTCGAAAGGGATCCCATCTGCGCAACGCCAGAGCGGTCCTTCGATGTACTGAACTTCACACTCGTGGTCACAGCCTGGAACTTCTGGCCGTCAATTGTCACAGTTGCGCGGTACGGATTTGCCATAACGTCTCCTTGGGAGGGGGGTGCGGGACATGGGTTTTCGGAGGTCGTCGGTACGAGGCCCTATTCCGAAGAGCCAGTGCCTCGAAAGAGGGTTTTCAGCCGGTCTGTAAACCCTTGCAACAGTCCGGCAGAGGGGGGATTTGGACTACCACCGCGTTCTTCAGCAGCCCAGGAAGAGTTCAGGGGCGTCTCCGCTTGAGGGACCGCTCTTATCTGCTCTTTCGATGTTTCGCTTCGTGCATCGCGAAGCGGGGTCTCCGGTGTCGGGGTGTGGTCTTTATCCGTGCGAACCACACGCCCGCCCTGTGCGCGCAGCGAGAAGCCTGGTCTTTGCGTGGAGATCGGAGCAGCAGCACGCTTCTCCTGCTCCGCGGCGCGCGCAGCTGATCCTGCGAGCCCCGGCTCTACCTTAAAACGCAGTTCTTTCATGAGGTTTCTCTCTGTGCAGGACGATTGTCTACCGGTTAGATGCTTCCTGACGTGAAAATTCTGGGACATCTATCTTCAGCACAAAGGTTTCTGCGGGGCCTGTCGGCATCACGTTCAATGTGATGTCGCAGATACCTTGCATGCGCTTGTTGGAGTCCTTGTCGACAAAGAGGTCATAGCCAAGAATCGTGCCTTGCTCTACCTGTTCATCGAGCAGACGCTTCAACGGTGTTTCGATCTGCTGATCCATGAAGTCGCGCGTCAATACTTGTCCTGCGACCTGCAGCAGATAGTGACGGCAGCAACGCTCCAGATAGCGCAGAATGCGATACGAAGTGAAAAACTTCAGCACGCCGTAAGGATCGTCAGCCTGCGTGCGGCAACCGAAGAAGCACAAATGATTGTCTGCATCGCGAATAATCGGGATCAGCTGGCGCTCCATCGAGAGATGCTCCATCTCGCCGATCAATGGCTCGATACGCGCCTTGGCGACACCGTTGACGCGGCCGAAACGCGAGCCCACGGGGCCCTGCGCCATGCCCTGCGCATCGTCTGCACGCGCTACAGCGCCGGCGAAGACCAGCGACGGCGGAGCATAGAGGCCCTCGTTGCTGTCCGCATCTTTTTCAAACCAATGTGCTGGCCGAAGCTGCAGATAGCCCATCAGGCAGACGTCCGCCGCAGCTGCATCTTCAGGACGCTTGAGAAACTCGTACTTTCCTCCGGGAAGGAAATTACGCTCTACGTTCTTGAATGATTTTTCGTCGTCCAGGTCGCCGATCAACAGCATGCCCCAGGCATTTGCCAGCTGCTCCAGCTTTTCGCGGATGGGCTGCGGATAATAACCCGGCACAACGATGTTGCAGATATCGTCGCGGAAATTGAAGTTATCGTTACGCTGCACCACAAAGTGCTCCATGGCAGCGAGATTCATGGAGAAGATATCCTGCATCGCAGTGGAATCTGCATTCAGGATGAACAGCTCCACCGGCTTACGGATCTTGCCGTCCCCCACCTTGGTGTTCTCGAAGAAGAGCTGCAGCTGGCGATAGCTGCGCTCCAGCGGGCGGATCTGCTCGTAAACCTGCGTAAGCAGTTCATCACGGACTTCCTCTGCGCTGTCGATCTGGGTCTGGAGCTTCTTGACCGTCTGATCGTATGTATCTTCGGCACTGATCAGCTGTTCGAAATTGGTTAACTGCGCAAGAAATTCTTTCGCGGACTGCGAAGTAAAGATGCTCGCCAGCTCACGCTTCTCGTTGGTGAGGCCGGGGTGCAGGTCGGCGAAGATATCCTGCAGCAACTCGCGCGCGGGGCTATTACCAAGCAGCTGTTCGGTGGTGCGGCTTGCGGTTTGCATTTCGGACATAGTTACTCCTTCCCTTCAGCAGCCACACGCTCCAACTCGGTGCGGAGCTTGGTGAGCGCATTCACAATTTCGGCACGCTGCGCTGGATTCGTCCATGCGCGGCGAACGGCGGGCAGCTTCCACCGGTCTTTGAGGCGATAAAGCAGGTCGATGTTCGCTTTCAGATCCGCAATATCGTTGCGAAGATAGGTGACATTGCCTTCGTCATCGCGAACTTCCTGCCGCTTCTGCAGATTCTCCGGATCGAAGTCCTTAAGAGAGCGGAATTGCACCTCCGCGCGAAAAGCCGTTTCCTCTGGCCCCGCGGTGCCGGTGAATTCGAGCTTGGGCTCGAACTTGCGAAAGGCATCCGTTAGATCTTCCACCTTTACGAGCTCTTCGTTCTCGGAGGAGACTTCGCCGCCCACACGCTCCAGGGTCATGGGTAACATCGCCGCGGCCGTTGAGGTCGGCACCTTCCGAACCGACGGCGTCACTCCTTTGCGTACG harbors:
- a CDS encoding type VI secretion system baseplate subunit TssG, translating into MELTSAPLDALAVVQNAPLMPCFERGTHGFAHTVDSALFSLAAMGIMPERITLLRAGRSAHADGMVIHQQPSPGTPLTNDVRIELAIAGLGFTHALPVGMWDSGGERTPGTREILSPLDDPLEKLRHWFREGAPMFRLSPDDQMACARWLSLFGLRAEEWPRDLWFPLASLVADLPGLSCRPDGCAIVLGSVLGLPVSGTAYRPTHQPLPESALSLLGSRSSQLGTNLVIGDAIEVLSTVVIEIGPVPLDVYERFAESEEGAALLARLLYLLMPMLHDYEVHWSVQDRTQPPQLGVIGANSRLGVNTHMGKGSGVRVC